DNA from Hippocampus zosterae strain Florida chromosome 18, ASM2543408v3, whole genome shotgun sequence:
tgatatcctTGATATCCAGCTTAAGGTCTATTGTCTCGTCCTGTTTGTTCTTTGTCCCCAGTAGTACGACAGTTCAGCTGACTAGCAGGACAACGGTCCTTTTTCCCTTTCGTGCTACTTTTGGCCCAATAGTAGGACCTTAAGCTGCATATCAAGGGTATTGAAATAAATGCACCAAAGGCATCTGAGCGGGTTCCCCGCCATCCTTGCCTGTAACTACACGTTGGGCCCCGTGGGATTACTAATGCTCCAGGACCCGTCGGACGTGCAACTTCATCAGGATTGTTTTCATCTCGACTGGATGGATGATTTCATTGCCCAGGTCACTGCGCAGAAGGAGCATAAACTCAACGGGAAGGTCAttgaccccaaaaaagccaAGGCCATGAAGAGCAAGGAGCCGGTCAAGAAGATCTTTGTGGGCGGCCTCTCTCCAGACACTCCCGAGGAAAAAGTCCGAGAGTACTTTGCCACCTTTGGAGAGGTCGATATCCCGTGCCaggcctccttttttttctttttaattgttaaTCGAACAGGAATCATACTTCCATTGAATCCCATCAGGTGGAGGCCGTCGAGCTTCCCATGGAGAGCAAAACCAACAAAAGGAGAGGCTTCTGCTTCATCACGTTCAAGGAGGAAGAACCGGTTAAGACCATCATGGAGAAGAAGTACCACAACATTGGGCTGAGTAAGGTAATGCCTTTCTCCGTAAGTCGCCGTCACCCGCGGcgggacaagaaaaaaaaaagatatttgggGACTGTGGTGTGTGTGCAGTGTGAAGTGAAGGTGGCCATGTCCAAGGAGCAgtaccagcagcagcagtactggggaggcagaGGAGGTTACTCGCCCAGGTCTCGAGGCAGGGGAGGCGGTGAGTCCTTGCCTGAAAAAGGCATTTGGGGAAAAATACGTCCACGTTGTACCCCCGCGCTAGTTTCACGAGCACGCCGATCAACGGTCGCGAGCGTGTCGCCGAGGCCGTTAAGTGATCCGAGGATGTGATCGTAGGTGGCGGTCCCAACTGGAACCAGGGTTACGGCAACTACTGGAATCACGGCTACAGCAACTACGGCTACGGCAATCAAGGCTACGGCGGATACGGCAACTACGATTACTCTGGTTACGGCAACTATTACGGATACGGTGGCGACAGTAGTAAGTCCATGTGTGAAGATCTCTGTAGACCCTTTGAACGAACTAgatcatatttttattgagggtgggggattggggtgggagggtgggggggggctctgttGGTGGGGGGATATGGATATcctgatgtattgtattgtctgctACAATACAGTATCGATACACCCGCATCAAATATCAATATTGTCACTGTCACTCTTGTCAATCTTTAATGTCAACACTGCATCTAAACATGTTTTATTAACATTGTGAGTgtatttttggttttattttcttttatttttttttgtacctaaTATGGAAGGACAGTTTTGATGGGATTTcccttcttctttcttcttatacaggt
Protein-coding regions in this window:
- the LOC127591586 gene encoding heterogeneous nuclear ribonucleoprotein D0-like isoform X3, producing MSEDCEFSEDVGIMRMEEDGEAYTDDPMTAAAAVDSGLTEGEADGARIDASKNEEDEGKVFVGGLSWDTTKKDLKDYFSKFGEVIDCTLKLDPMTGRSRGFGFVLFKEAASVDKVTAQKEHKLNGKVIDPKKAKAMKSKEPVKKIFVGGLSPDTPEEKVREYFATFGEVEAVELPMESKTNKRRGFCFITFKEEEPVKTIMEKKYHNIGLSKCEVKVAMSKEQYQQQQYWGGRGGYSPRSRGRGGGGGPNWNQGYGNYWNHGYSNYGYGNQGYGGYGNYDYSGYGNYYGYGGDSNEPVGYGKSPRRAIHSNSYRPY
- the LOC127591586 gene encoding heterogeneous nuclear ribonucleoprotein D0-like isoform X2; protein product: MSEDCEFSEDVGIMRMEEDGEAYTDDPMTAAAAVDSGLTEGEADGARIDASKNEEDEGKVFVGGLSWDTTKKDLKDYFSKFGEVIDCTLKLDPMTGRSRGFGFVLFKEAASVDKVTAQKEHKLNGKVIDPKKAKAMKSKEPVKKIFVGGLSPDTPEEKVREYFATFGEVEAVELPMESKTNKRRGFCFITFKEEEPVKTIMEKKYHNIGLSKCEVKVAMSKEQYQQQQYWGGRGGYSPRSRGRGGGGGPNWNQGYGNYWNHGYSNYGYGNQGYGGYGNYDYSGYGNYYGYGGDSMPSSVDEPVGYGKSPRRAIHSNSYRPY
- the LOC127591586 gene encoding heterogeneous nuclear ribonucleoprotein D0-like isoform X1, encoding MSEDCEFSEDVGIMRMEEDGEAYTDDPMTAAAAVDSGLTEGEADGARIDASKNEEDEGKVFVGGLSWDTTKKDLKDYFSKFGEVIDCTLKLDPMTGRSRGFGFVLFKEAASVDKVTAQKEHKLNGKVIDPKKAKAMKSKEPVKKIFVGGLSPDTPEEKVREYFATFGEVEAVELPMESKTNKRRGFCFITFKEEEPVKTIMEKKYHNIGLSKVMPFSVSRRHPRRDKKKKRYLGTVVCVQCEVKVAMSKEQYQQQQYWGGRGGYSPRSRGRGGGGGPNWNQGYGNYWNHGYSNYGYGNQGYGGYGNYDYSGYGNYYGYGGDSMPSSVDEPVGYGKSPRRAIHSNSYRPY